In Anopheles gambiae chromosome 2, idAnoGambNW_F1_1, whole genome shotgun sequence, a single window of DNA contains:
- the LOC3290742 gene encoding uncharacterized protein LOC3290742 translates to MAWDILSVCGWPIAGSRNDHQTPPQQAPPRVTLVQEQSGVDGAFLLAMLLTNHLKRSGDNRVLLFAAHHNAAHYTAACQKLTFNAASAIQSGQLRIVDVLAAVYGGSTGGPALLQLISDRVAEAGPTSNTLIIVDDLTCLGAMMGGGSGENAVIDFVERLLLPLQPAAAHCVLKVNVSECYERLCTFLADLAEVIVGLGPLPSGASHELDGILTVYRRQSTSYPLLGALREPAKTLLYKVHDRLVRTYVPGEVGIKNL, encoded by the coding sequence ATGGCGTGGGACATACTGTCCGTTTGCGGTTGGCCAATCGCCGGCAGCAGGAACGACCACCAAACGCCGCCACAGCAGGCACCGCCGCGCGTTACCCTCGTCCAGGAGCAGTCCGGTGTCGATGGAGCCTTCCTGCTCGCGATGCTGCTGACGAACCATCTCAAGCGCAGCGGCGACAATCGTGTGCTACTATTCGCTGCCCATCACAATGCCGCCCACTATACCGCCGCCTGCCAGAAGCTTACGTTTAACGCCGCATCCGCCATCCAGTCGGGCCAGCTGCGCATCGTCGACGTGCTGGCGGCCGTGTACGGGGGCAGTACGGGCGGACCGGCACTGCTGCAGCTTATCAGCGACCGGGTGGCCGAGGCTGGCCCCACCAGTAACACACTCATTATCGTGGACGATCTTACCTGCCTCGGTGCCATGATGGGCGGCGGAAGTGGTGAAAATGCTGTGATCGATTTTGTCGAACGGCTTCTGCTGCCACTCCAGCCGGCGGCCGCCCATTGCGTGCTGAAGGTGAACGTGTCGGAATGCTACGAACGGTTGTGCACGTTCCTGGCCGATCTGGCGGAGGTGATCGTCGGGCTGGGACCGCTCCCGTCCGGTGCCAGCCACGAGCTGGACGGTATCTTAACGGTGTACCGCCGCCAGTCCACCTCGTACCCGCTGCTGGGCGCATTGCGCGAACCAGCCAAAACGCTGCTCTACAAAGTGCACGACCGGCTGGTACGGACCTATGTGCCCGGTGAGGTGGGAATAAAAAATCTATAA